One Equus caballus isolate H_3958 breed thoroughbred chromosome 17, TB-T2T, whole genome shotgun sequence DNA window includes the following coding sequences:
- the RPL21 gene encoding large ribosomal subunit protein eL21 — translation MTNTKGKRRGTRYMFSRPFRKHGVVPLATYMRIYKKGDIVDIKGMGTVQKGMPHKCYHGKTGRVYNVTQHAVGIVVNKQVKGKILAKRINVRIEHIKHSKSRDSFLKRVKENDQKKKEAKEKGTWVQLKRQPAPPREAHFVRTNGKEPELLEPIPYEFMA, via the exons ATGACCAAcacaaaaggaaagaggaggggcACCCGCTATATGTTCTCTAGGCCGTTTAGAAAACATG GAGTTGTTCCTTTGGCCACATACATGCGAATCTACAAGAAAGGTGATATTGTAGACATCAAG GGAATGGGCACTGTTCAAAAAGGAATGCCCCACAAATGTTACCATGGCAAAACTGGAAGAGTCTACAATGTTACCCAGCATGCTGTTGGCATTGTtgtaaacaaacaagtaaa GGGTAAGATTCTTGCCAAAAGAATTAATGTACGTATTGAGCATATTAAGCACTCTAAGAGCCGGGATAGCTTCCTGAAACGTGTGAAGGAAAATgatcagaaaaagaaggaagccaaAGAGAAGGGTACTTGGGTTCAACTGAAGCGCCAG cctgCTCCACCCAGAGAAGCACACTTTGTGAGAACCAATGGAAAGGAGCCTGAGCTGCTGGAACCCATTCCCTATGAATTCATGGCATGA